One Pieris napi chromosome 13, ilPieNapi1.2, whole genome shotgun sequence genomic window carries:
- the LOC125055108 gene encoding phenoloxidase-activating enzyme 1-like — translation MKCFIVIFGLILIADNAFSEQCTTPLGRRSNCISLYDCPEHLAAFAQRPLSAFAVNFLRQSQCGFDGSIPIVCCGPLPPQTPATPTTRPRPTLPPDVGVDPSVREDSFPERRGKCGIERSDRIFGGIIADLDEFPWMTLIGYRTKSDRVTYQCGGVLFNHRYVLTAAHCVTGQILTVVGKLDRVRLGEYDTQSDIDCLADDCAEPVQEILVQAAYPHSGFSDSNVNRQDDIALIRLSKRAKYSDFVSPICLPDYQQPLPPVGDEMHVAGWGKTLEGKSSPVKVKLTIPMYDKMECISKYVTLKAHLTDKQLCAGGIFAKDACKGDSGGPLMKRTGDIWTCVGVVSFGYGCGRDGWPGVYSSVASYMDWIQDTLRSTNV, via the exons atgaagtGTTTTATTGTGATATTTGGACTGATTTTAATTGCGGATAATGCAT tttCAGAACAATGTACTACACCGCTCGGCCGGAGAAGTAACTGCATATCGCTTTATGACTGCCCGGAGCATTTAGCTGCATTTGCGCAGCGGCCTTTATCTGCCTTTGCAGTAAACTTTCTTCGGCAATCACAATGTGGTTTTGATGGAAGCATTCCTATCGTTTGCTGTGGTCCCTTACCCCCACAGACACCAGCTACTCCAACG ACACGGCCTCGTCCAACTCTCCCACCAGATGTAGGTGTAGATCCATCAGTTCGTGAGGACTCCTTTCCAGAACGCCGTGGCAAATGTGGTATTGAAAGGAGTGACAGGATCTTTGGAGGCATTATTGCTGATCTCGATGAGTTCCCTTGGATGACGTTAATAGGATACC gtaCTAAAAGTGATCGAGTGACATATCAATGCGGTGGAGTCCTCTTCAATCACCGATATGTGTTAACTGCTGCTCATTGCGTGACCGGACAAATTCTTACCGTGGTTGGAAAATT AGACCGCGTCCGCCTTGGCGAGTACGACACACAATCAGATATAGATTGCTTAGCTGATGATTGTGCAGAACCAGTTCAAGAGATACTAGTTCAAGCTGCCTATCCTCACTCTGGCTTCTCAGATTCCAATGTTAACAGACAAGACGATATTGCTCTCATCAGATTGAGTAAGAGGGCTAAATATtcag atttcgTTTCGCCAATCTGTCTGCCAGACTACCAACAGCCGTTGCCGCCAGTTGGTGATGAAATGCATGTTGCAGGATGGGGAAAAACCTTGGAAG GAAAAAGCAGCCCAGTAAAAGTGAAACTCACTATACCAATGTACGATAAAATGGAATGTATTAGCAAATACGTAACACTTAAAGCACACTTAACGGACAAGCAACTTTGTGCTGGTGGTATCTTCGCAAAGGACGCCTGCAAGGGAGACTCTGGTGGTCCACTGATGAAGAGGACTGGAGATATCTGGACCTGTGTTGGTGTCGTCTCATTTGGTTACGGTTGTGGAAGGGATGGCTGGCCAGGAGTCTACTCATCCGTTGCCAGTTACATGGACTGGATACAGGATACGCTACGATCTACTAATGTTTAG
- the LOC125055609 gene encoding uncharacterized protein LOC125055609 — MSHEYLFKYFILIVVFIDIKFALADDDDRCVISFSDVVEECDGFDNQFAKLNSMSLGYVHNNGSGVSLSGTISLSDEIDDGYQLELQIAKVSGSSCNDIMWIAASNICASLKEEDMPWYELVKNLNIEECPIVKADYVMNNLLIKDGSASHFCTPEMVGEYCIQLSITNSRNQEVVCYTSYISVEGGDK, encoded by the exons ATGTcacatgaatatttatttaaatattttatattgattgtTGTTTTTATCGATATTAAATTTGCTCTAGCTGATGATGATGATCGG TGTGTGATAAGCTTCAGTGACGTGGTGGAAGAGTGCGACGGCTTCGACAATCAGTTTGCAAAATTGAATTCCATGTCCTTAGGATATGTTCACAATAATGGAAGTGGAGTCAGCCTATCTGGCACAATAAGTTTGTCCGACGAAATTGATGATGGATATCag TTAGAGTTACAAATAGCAAAAGTATCTGGTTCATCGTGTAATGATATTATGTGGATAGCAGCGAGTAACATATGCGCTAGTTTGAAAGAGGAAGACATGCCATGGTACGAACTAGTAAAGAATTTGAACATAGAAGAATGTCCAATTGTTaag gCTGATTACGTCATGAACAACCTGCTTATAAAAGACGGCTCGGCATCGCACTTCTGTACTCCCGAAATGGTTGGAGAATATTGCATACAGCTATCGATCACAAACAGCAGGAACCAGGAAGTAGTGTGTTATACTTCCTACATCAGTGTAGAGGGCGGCGACAAATaa